In Nitrobacteraceae bacterium AZCC 1564, the following proteins share a genomic window:
- a CDS encoding IclR family pca regulon transcriptional regulator (product_source=KO:K02624; cath_funfam=1.10.10.10,3.30.450.40; cog=COG1414; ko=KO:K02624; pfam=PF01614,PF09339; smart=SM00346; superfamily=46785,55781; tigrfam=TIGR02431) yields the protein MTTRVSDPWTDISKWPGGSDTFVEAFAKGLAVIAAFGHQRKLTLTDVARQTSLTRAGARRLLYTLVTLGMAQQDGDDFMLTPRVLQLGFAYLSSLSLREVAQPVIETLSRKADEVVAISVLDGADVLYIARAEVTSVLRRGLITGSRIPAFCTSMGRVLLAGLPEEECSTVLSNAERRQWTRTTVTDVRKLEREIEKVRAEGWSMVVEELELGAFGMAVPIYGANGSTIAAINLSTNLARHSPKALFKAFMSDLKAAADDISQHLLAYGQ from the coding sequence ATGACCACACGTGTCAGCGATCCGTGGACAGACATCTCGAAATGGCCGGGCGGCAGCGACACCTTCGTCGAAGCCTTCGCCAAGGGCCTCGCCGTGATTGCGGCGTTCGGCCATCAGCGGAAACTCACGCTCACGGATGTCGCGCGGCAAACGAGTCTGACGCGAGCCGGCGCGCGCCGCCTGCTCTACACGCTGGTGACGCTTGGCATGGCGCAGCAGGACGGCGACGACTTCATGCTGACGCCGCGTGTTCTCCAGCTCGGCTTTGCGTATTTGTCGTCGCTCTCGCTGCGCGAGGTGGCGCAGCCCGTGATCGAGACGCTATCGCGCAAGGCCGACGAGGTCGTCGCCATCTCGGTGCTCGACGGCGCGGACGTGCTCTATATCGCGCGCGCCGAAGTCACGAGCGTGCTGCGGCGCGGCTTGATCACCGGCAGCCGTATCCCTGCGTTCTGCACGTCGATGGGACGCGTGCTGCTCGCGGGCCTGCCGGAAGAGGAATGCTCAACAGTTCTCTCCAATGCGGAGCGGCGGCAATGGACGCGTACGACCGTAACGGATGTGCGCAAGCTTGAACGCGAGATTGAAAAAGTGCGCGCGGAGGGCTGGAGCATGGTCGTCGAGGAACTCGAACTCGGCGCGTTCGGCATGGCCGTCCCGATCTACGGCGCCAATGGCAGCACCATCGCCGCCATCAACCTCTCCACCAATCTCGCGCGCCATTCGCCGAAGGCGCTGTTCAAGGCCTTCATGTCCGACCTGAAAGCGGCGGCCGACGATATCTCCCAACACCTGCTCGCTTATGGGCAATGA
- a CDS encoding tripartite-type tricarboxylate transporter receptor subunit TctC (product_source=COG3181; cath_funfam=3.40.190.10; cleavage_site_network=SignalP-noTM; cog=COG3181; pfam=PF03401; superfamily=53850): MRRPFNFLKTLAVGALCMAASTAMAADDFPTRPIKIVVPAAAGGPTHITAQLLADKMQASLGQPVIVEPKPGAGNNLGAEYVARSEPDGYTLLFATTGTHAINQTLFKKLPFDPIKDFEPVSLVVQYPLMLVVSPDLPVKTVKDLIDYAKKNPGKLNRASGGMGTSMHLSGELFVKQADIDAPHVPYKGSAPALNDLMGGHVQLMFDSMITTMPLVEGGKLRALAVTGKKRSPLLPNVPTIAESGLPDYEATGWTGIVVPAGTPRDVVMKLNGAIVAALKSPELQEAFKKQAAEPVGSTPEEFAAFIRKETDKWGKTIRAAGISAD; the protein is encoded by the coding sequence ATGCGGCGACCATTTAATTTTTTGAAAACTCTGGCCGTGGGCGCGCTCTGCATGGCGGCGTCCACCGCGATGGCAGCGGATGATTTTCCGACCCGCCCGATCAAGATCGTCGTGCCCGCTGCCGCTGGCGGCCCCACGCACATCACCGCGCAACTGCTCGCGGACAAGATGCAGGCGTCGCTCGGCCAGCCGGTGATCGTCGAGCCGAAGCCTGGCGCCGGAAACAATCTCGGCGCGGAGTATGTCGCGCGAAGCGAGCCGGACGGCTACACGCTGCTGTTCGCCACCACGGGCACCCACGCCATCAACCAGACGCTGTTCAAGAAGCTGCCGTTCGATCCGATCAAGGATTTCGAGCCGGTGTCGCTGGTAGTGCAATATCCGTTGATGCTCGTGGTCTCGCCGGATCTGCCGGTGAAAACGGTGAAGGACTTGATCGACTACGCCAAGAAGAATCCCGGCAAGCTCAACCGTGCTTCCGGCGGCATGGGCACGTCGATGCATCTGTCGGGTGAACTCTTCGTCAAGCAGGCCGACATCGACGCACCGCATGTGCCGTACAAGGGCAGTGCGCCCGCGCTCAACGATCTGATGGGCGGCCATGTGCAGCTGATGTTCGATTCCATGATCACCACCATGCCGCTGGTCGAGGGCGGCAAGCTGCGCGCGCTGGCGGTGACAGGCAAGAAGCGCTCGCCGCTGCTGCCCAACGTACCAACGATTGCCGAGAGCGGCCTGCCGGATTACGAGGCCACCGGCTGGACAGGCATTGTCGTGCCCGCGGGAACGCCGCGCGATGTCGTCATGAAACTGAATGGCGCGATCGTCGCAGCTCTCAAGTCGCCCGAATTGCAGGAAGCTTTCAAGAAGCAGGCTGCCGAACCTGTCGGCTCGACGCCCGAAGAGTTCGCCGCCTTCATCCGCAAGGAAACCGACAAGTGGGGCAAGACCATCCGCGCCGCGGGCATCAGTGCTGACTGA